The Candidatus Phaeomarinobacter ectocarpi genome includes a region encoding these proteins:
- a CDS encoding acetyl-CoA acetyltransferase, whose protein sequence is MASGIKDKVAILGMGCSKFGERWDSDPEDLMVEAYLEAMQDAGVEPTQLDAAWFSTHIDEIGTGKGGTPLSIALKLPNIAVTRVENFCASGSEAFRGAVYAVASGACDIALALGVEKLKDTGYGGLPTGNMGTLIPQWSPTGSAPGNFAQLASAYRAKHDVSKDDLKRAIAHVSVKSHENGAKNGKAHLQKAVSEEQVLNAPMIAEPLGLFDCCGVSDGAAAAIVTTPEIAKAMGKHDIVTVKALQLSVSNGLESQHNSWDGSYFHTARIAAKKAYQEAGIEKPRDEVSMMEVHDCFSVTELVTMEDLFISPEGGAVKDVMDGFYDADGQVPCQIDGGLKCFGHPIGASGLRMLYEMYLQLQGRADARQLADPKIGLTHNLGGSPSQNVCSVSIIGAHGA, encoded by the coding sequence ATGGCTAGCGGCATCAAAGACAAAGTCGCCATTCTGGGCATGGGCTGCTCGAAATTCGGCGAGCGGTGGGACAGCGATCCAGAAGACCTGATGGTCGAGGCCTATCTCGAAGCCATGCAGGATGCAGGCGTTGAGCCGACACAGCTGGATGCGGCGTGGTTCTCCACCCACATTGATGAAATCGGTACCGGCAAGGGCGGCACGCCGCTCTCCATCGCGCTGAAGCTGCCGAACATCGCCGTGACCCGGGTGGAGAATTTCTGCGCCTCCGGGTCTGAAGCGTTTCGCGGGGCCGTCTATGCGGTTGCGTCGGGCGCCTGCGACATTGCTCTGGCGCTGGGCGTCGAGAAGCTGAAGGACACGGGTTATGGCGGTCTGCCGACGGGCAATATGGGCACGCTCATCCCGCAGTGGTCACCGACGGGCTCTGCGCCAGGCAACTTCGCGCAGCTGGCGTCGGCCTATCGCGCCAAGCACGATGTGTCCAAGGATGATCTCAAGCGCGCCATCGCGCATGTGTCCGTGAAGAGCCACGAAAACGGTGCCAAGAACGGCAAGGCGCATCTGCAAAAGGCCGTGTCTGAAGAGCAGGTGCTCAACGCGCCGATGATTGCCGAACCGCTGGGTCTGTTTGACTGCTGTGGTGTATCAGACGGCGCCGCGGCGGCCATCGTCACGACACCGGAAATCGCCAAGGCCATGGGCAAGCATGACATCGTCACCGTGAAGGCGCTGCAGCTGTCGGTCTCCAACGGTCTGGAAAGCCAGCACAATTCCTGGGACGGCTCCTACTTCCACACGGCGCGCATTGCCGCCAAGAAGGCCTATCAGGAAGCAGGCATTGAAAAGCCCCGCGATGAAGTCTCGATGATGGAAGTGCATGACTGCTTCTCCGTCACCGAGCTTGTCACCATGGAAGACCTTTTCATCTCGCCGGAAGGGGGCGCTGTGAAAGATGTCATGGACGGCTTCTATGACGCGGATGGTCAGGTGCCATGCCAGATTGACGGTGGGCTCAAGTGCTTCGGCCATCCGATCGGGGCCTCAGGCCTGCGGATGCTCTACGAAATGTATCTGCAGCTTCAGGGTCGCGCAGATGCGCGTCAGTTGGCGGATCCCAAGATCGGCCTCACCCATAATCTGGGCGGCTCGCCATCGCAGAATGTGTGCTCGGTCTCGATCATCGGGGCGCACGGGGCCTAA
- a CDS encoding DoxX family protein, producing the protein MTLVGLIGRILLGTYFLLPGIMKFVDPSSGMTLMTERGMPLVEPLHWAAAVLEVVLGAMLIIGFRPVIAALSLAALTLAINIGVHNFWAVPEDLVFAEAQLFVKNTGILAGLLVTSAWEYSKRN; encoded by the coding sequence ATGACCCTTGTCGGACTTATCGGCCGTATTCTCCTCGGCACCTACTTCTTGCTGCCGGGGATCATGAAGTTTGTTGATCCATCGTCCGGCATGACGCTGATGACGGAACGCGGCATGCCACTTGTGGAGCCGCTGCATTGGGCAGCTGCTGTCCTTGAAGTTGTTCTGGGGGCGATGCTGATCATCGGTTTCAGGCCGGTCATCGCGGCACTGTCACTGGCGGCCCTCACGCTGGCGATCAATATCGGTGTCCATAATTTCTGGGCGGTGCCGGAGGACCTGGTGTTTGCCGAAGCGCAGCTGTTTGTGAAAAACACGGGCATTCTGGCGGGGCTTTTGGTTACGAGCGCTTGGGAGTATTCTAAGCGCAATTAG
- a CDS encoding alpha/beta fold hydrolase — protein sequence MATLLLVHGAWHGAWCWDKLVPVLEAQGHTVLTLDLPGHELPDGAPATTTLEDYGRAVASLANTQSEQVVLVGHSMGGGVISQAPSYSTNIAGLIYLAAFVLQHGDSIAALAGASEVDELSDHVDMAPDGGRTVIQKGAGSFVFYEDCTPEDQAAANARLIPQPIQPLMDALEDMEGRAMALPAIGIVCEQDRAVHPGLQRMMYDARNEMPTYEMDASHSPFVSKPKELADLITKAVTHMAEAS from the coding sequence GTGGCAACGCTCCTTCTCGTTCACGGCGCATGGCATGGCGCGTGGTGCTGGGACAAGCTGGTGCCTGTGCTTGAAGCACAGGGACACACAGTTCTGACGCTTGATCTGCCGGGGCATGAATTGCCGGACGGTGCGCCTGCGACCACCACGCTGGAAGACTATGGCCGCGCGGTTGCATCCCTTGCCAACACACAAAGCGAGCAGGTTGTGCTGGTGGGCCATTCCATGGGGGGCGGTGTCATCTCGCAGGCCCCCAGCTACTCGACCAATATTGCCGGGCTGATTTATCTGGCGGCCTTCGTGCTGCAGCATGGCGACAGCATCGCGGCCCTTGCCGGCGCGTCGGAAGTGGATGAGCTGAGCGACCATGTGGACATGGCACCGGACGGCGGCCGGACGGTCATTCAGAAGGGGGCTGGCAGCTTCGTGTTTTATGAAGACTGCACACCGGAAGATCAGGCCGCAGCCAATGCACGGCTGATCCCGCAACCCATCCAACCCCTGATGGATGCTCTTGAAGATATGGAGGGCAGGGCAATGGCGCTGCCTGCAATTGGCATCGTCTGCGAACAGGACCGGGCGGTACATCCCGGCCTGCAGCGCATGATGTATGACGCGCGCAACGAGATGCCGACCTATGAGATGGACGCCAGCCACTCTCCGTTTGTGTCGAAGCCTAAGGAACTGGCTGATCTCATTACAAAGGCTGTCACGCACATGGCAGAAGCATCATGA
- a CDS encoding hydroxymethylglutaryl-CoA synthase family protein → MTQDIGITSLGGYIPRLRLQRKSVAAAHQWLAPNLMGKAKGERSLANWDEDALTMAVEASRDALGRDDDRSHIDAIYFASTTMPFSDRLNAGMVAAALTLESGIQSADIASTQRAGTTALIQALNAVGAGTARNALVAAGEHRRTRAASTQEMDFGDAGAALTVGADKLIAKFIGSHTETVDFVDHFRGEGEEFDYNWEERWIRDEGFSKIVPKAIAEVLDKTGVSADGIDHFVMPCTFPRLPATLAKKSGIDPDKVRDNLALNCGEAGAAHGLVMLVHALQDAKPGEKILVLQFGQGCDALIFETTDLIGTMSEKRGITGSLAQGRQEDNYMKLLVFNELVEWEQGMRAEQDNKTALTTLYRNEDMIMGLVGGKCTKTGTVQFPRSRISVNPNDHTVDTQEPYKFAEKEAKILSWSADFLSFSKAPPNHYGMVTFEEGGRIMMSFTDVIPGTVDSGMEVDLAFRIHSKDSRRGFTRYFWKAVPRVSAQAGATAQAAE, encoded by the coding sequence ATGACCCAGGACATCGGGATCACCTCGCTTGGCGGATATATTCCGCGCCTTCGCCTACAACGTAAGTCTGTTGCAGCCGCACACCAATGGCTGGCACCAAATTTAATGGGCAAGGCCAAGGGCGAAAGGTCGCTTGCCAACTGGGATGAAGACGCCCTGACCATGGCCGTGGAAGCCTCCCGGGACGCTCTGGGGCGGGATGATGACCGCAGCCACATTGACGCCATTTACTTTGCATCAACCACGATGCCGTTTTCCGACCGCCTCAATGCGGGGATGGTGGCAGCGGCCCTGACGCTGGAAAGCGGCATTCAGTCTGCTGACATCGCATCTACCCAGCGCGCGGGCACAACGGCCCTCATTCAGGCTCTCAACGCCGTCGGCGCGGGTACAGCCAGGAATGCGCTGGTGGCCGCCGGTGAACACCGAAGGACACGGGCTGCCAGCACGCAGGAGATGGATTTCGGGGATGCGGGTGCTGCTCTGACCGTGGGGGCCGACAAGCTCATCGCCAAGTTCATCGGCAGTCATACGGAAACGGTCGATTTTGTTGATCACTTCCGTGGCGAAGGTGAAGAGTTCGACTACAACTGGGAAGAACGCTGGATCCGCGACGAGGGCTTTTCCAAGATCGTGCCCAAGGCGATTGCAGAGGTTCTGGACAAGACCGGTGTGAGCGCCGACGGCATTGATCACTTCGTGATGCCGTGCACGTTCCCGCGTCTGCCAGCCACCCTTGCCAAGAAGTCCGGCATTGATCCCGACAAGGTACGTGACAACCTGGCGCTCAATTGTGGTGAAGCGGGTGCCGCCCACGGGCTGGTGATGCTGGTGCATGCGCTACAGGACGCAAAGCCCGGCGAGAAAATCCTTGTGCTTCAGTTTGGCCAGGGCTGTGACGCGCTGATCTTTGAAACAACCGACCTCATCGGCACCATGTCCGAGAAGCGCGGTATCACCGGATCGCTGGCGCAGGGCCGCCAGGAAGACAATTACATGAAGCTGCTGGTGTTCAACGAGCTGGTTGAATGGGAGCAGGGCATGCGCGCGGAGCAGGACAACAAGACGGCACTCACCACGCTTTACCGCAACGAAGACATGATCATGGGTCTTGTGGGTGGCAAGTGCACCAAGACGGGCACAGTCCAATTTCCACGCTCGCGCATTTCGGTGAACCCGAATGACCACACGGTGGACACGCAGGAGCCCTACAAGTTTGCCGAGAAGGAAGCGAAGATCCTGTCCTGGTCAGCTGACTTCCTGTCGTTCTCCAAGGCGCCGCCAAACCACTACGGCATGGTGACCTTTGAAGAAGGCGGCCGGATCATGATGTCGTTCACCGACGTTATACCGGGTACGGTGGATTCCGGCATGGAGGTAGACCTTGCGTTCCGCATCCACTCCAAGGATTCACGGCGTGGGTTCACGCGGTACTTCTGGAAGGCCGTGCCGCGTGTCAGCGCGCAGGCGGGCGCAACCGCTCAGGCGGCTGAATAG
- a CDS encoding YbaN family protein has protein sequence MSHNNLGMWDAAASAEAFLRLNDDETDPAETDRLIKEAVKEELRNSWLHMSRRGLWIALGVTFLIIGAVGVFLPLIPTTGPLLVAAWAFAKGSPALHHWLISNKLLGPFIVEWETYGVIKPRAKLFALSSMGLASAWMIFGADMHWALGALGVGLCLFGSAYVASRPSSPAGQNDI, from the coding sequence ATGTCGCACAACAATTTGGGCATGTGGGATGCAGCAGCATCCGCGGAGGCCTTTTTGCGGCTCAACGATGACGAGACAGACCCTGCGGAAACCGACCGCCTCATCAAAGAGGCCGTGAAGGAAGAGCTCCGCAATAGCTGGTTGCACATGTCCCGTCGCGGCTTGTGGATCGCCCTTGGCGTCACATTTTTGATTATTGGCGCCGTTGGCGTGTTTTTGCCGCTGATCCCCACAACAGGACCTCTGCTGGTCGCCGCCTGGGCTTTTGCCAAGGGGTCGCCGGCGCTTCACCACTGGCTGATTTCAAACAAGCTGCTGGGGCCATTCATTGTGGAATGGGAGACCTATGGGGTCATCAAGCCGCGCGCCAAGCTCTTTGCACTCAGCAGCATGGGGCTGGCATCTGCGTGGATGATATTCGGTGCAGACATGCACTGGGCATTGGGAGCGCTAGGTGTTGGTCTTTGCCTGTTTGGCTCGGCTTACGTGGCAAGCCGCCCGTCATCCCCCGCCGGTCAAAACGACATCTGA
- a CDS encoding DUF3237 domain-containing protein, with the protein MVAALKSEFLCSMAASLDASLPVGAGPIGNRMVAYVASGTVEGDKLKGEILPGGGDWALVRQDGCLVIDVRICIKTHDGAIIYVTYGGRMDIPADLQPKVFNPQTAESVDPADYYFRTCPLFETGDERYAWLNRIQAVGVGRLTSTGVSYDVHQIL; encoded by the coding sequence ATGGTTGCAGCGCTCAAGAGCGAGTTCCTTTGTTCCATGGCGGCATCGCTTGATGCGTCGCTGCCGGTTGGGGCAGGCCCCATCGGCAATCGCATGGTGGCCTATGTGGCCAGCGGCACTGTCGAAGGCGACAAGCTCAAGGGCGAGATTTTGCCGGGCGGCGGCGACTGGGCGCTGGTCCGCCAGGATGGCTGCCTGGTGATTGATGTGCGCATCTGCATCAAGACCCATGATGGTGCCATCATCTATGTGACCTATGGCGGGCGGATGGATATTCCCGCCGACCTCCAGCCCAAAGTGTTCAATCCGCAGACGGCTGAAAGCGTTGATCCGGCGGATTACTATTTCCGGACATGTCCGCTGTTTGAGACGGGTGATGAGCGCTATGCGTGGCTCAATCGCATTCAGGCTGTGGGTGTCGGCCGTCTCACCTCCACCGGCGTCAGCTACGACGTGCACCAGATCCTCTAG
- a CDS encoding tetratricopeptide repeat protein, with protein MTAETTTFGVSLRGVTLSAFVVLAAELAMPGAALSQAQPQAQSQAQTQAEAEKAILARTNEATQALIDGRLDEARRLFDEIIATNAQLPRIMAAAHYHRGIIHQKRGAFNEAAADYTTALWLEQLPDNMRARAHYNRGTALDNLGQQERAKQDFDLAISLAPDMSAAYNNRANVLRRVGALEAAVADYDQSIALGNPLPHLPHYGRAIAREALGDIEGARADLEKAISLAPDYEPASAALAALPEAPSALAVAAAPEAVTPAMSAMADLADLPPADVTIVETAMLPPPPAATPAPAPVPTPVVTPVQPTRVDVPAPVTVASAPVAIRPAAVPQPTQQFAQAAPVNEARRITTAGTAQPVEVTPAAPMPMMGTWTTTILPAGSNAVLTLDDVTPQPSLPAKALRTSQETQVAAMAPQPKTGLSFPGVAADTYRQAALAPAPVPQRSYAPSSATGYAVQIASFRSEAEAALAWESVRSSHATTLQDREHLVQRAEVPGKGTYYRLRVGPMAGKSTAAALCNTLKAEGQDCYVTKL; from the coding sequence GTGACAGCTGAGACGACCACATTTGGCGTATCCCTGCGGGGGGTGACCCTGAGTGCTTTTGTGGTGCTTGCAGCGGAACTTGCCATGCCCGGCGCGGCTTTGTCGCAGGCGCAGCCGCAAGCTCAAAGTCAGGCACAAACTCAGGCAGAAGCTGAAAAAGCGATTCTGGCGCGCACCAATGAGGCCACGCAGGCGCTGATTGATGGACGGCTGGATGAAGCGCGGCGGCTGTTTGACGAGATCATCGCCACCAATGCCCAGCTGCCACGCATCATGGCGGCGGCGCATTATCATCGCGGCATCATCCATCAAAAGCGCGGCGCGTTTAACGAGGCAGCTGCCGACTACACAACGGCCCTGTGGCTGGAACAACTGCCGGACAACATGCGCGCGCGCGCCCATTACAATCGCGGCACGGCGCTGGACAATCTGGGCCAGCAGGAGCGCGCCAAGCAGGACTTTGATCTGGCCATCTCGCTGGCACCAGACATGTCGGCTGCCTACAACAACCGCGCAAATGTATTGCGCCGGGTTGGAGCGCTTGAGGCGGCTGTTGCGGACTATGACCAGTCCATTGCCCTTGGAAATCCGCTGCCGCACCTGCCGCATTATGGCCGGGCCATCGCCAGGGAAGCCCTGGGCGACATAGAAGGCGCGCGGGCCGACCTCGAAAAGGCCATCTCTCTGGCGCCGGACTATGAACCCGCCAGCGCTGCCCTTGCGGCATTGCCGGAGGCACCGTCGGCGCTTGCGGTGGCTGCAGCGCCTGAGGCTGTGACGCCTGCCATGTCCGCCATGGCTGACTTGGCGGATCTGCCGCCGGCGGATGTCACGATAGTGGAAACGGCCATGCTCCCGCCGCCACCTGCGGCAACGCCCGCTCCGGCACCCGTGCCCACGCCTGTGGTCACGCCTGTGCAGCCTACGCGGGTTGATGTGCCAGCGCCTGTTACTGTTGCTTCTGCTCCGGTCGCCATCCGCCCGGCGGCGGTTCCGCAGCCAACGCAGCAATTCGCACAGGCTGCTCCGGTCAATGAAGCGCGGCGGATCACGACGGCGGGCACAGCCCAGCCAGTTGAGGTGACCCCGGCAGCACCCATGCCGATGATGGGCACGTGGACGACGACCATTCTGCCTGCGGGGAGCAATGCAGTTCTGACGCTTGATGATGTCACGCCACAACCTTCCCTCCCGGCCAAAGCGTTGCGGACATCTCAGGAAACGCAGGTGGCGGCCATGGCGCCTCAGCCCAAAACCGGGCTGTCCTTTCCAGGTGTTGCTGCTGATACGTACCGGCAGGCAGCGCTTGCGCCAGCGCCGGTGCCACAACGCAGTTACGCGCCCTCGAGCGCAACAGGATATGCGGTGCAAATTGCAAGCTTCCGTTCTGAGGCTGAAGCCGCACTGGCGTGGGAGAGTGTCCGGTCCTCCCACGCCACCACATTGCAGGACCGCGAGCACCTGGTGCAGCGCGCCGAGGTGCCCGGCAAGGGTACGTATTATCGTCTGCGTGTTGGTCCCATGGCGGGCAAGTCAACCGCTGCTGCCCTGTGCAACACGCTCAAGGCTGAAGGCCAGGACTGCTACGTCACCAAGTTGTAA
- the glmS gene encoding glutamine--fructose-6-phosphate transaminase (isomerizing) — protein sequence MCGIVGVIGKSDVAPVILESLRRLEYRGYDSAGIATLVDGAIDRRRATGKLNALSGELDASPLNGTIGIGHTRWATHGAPTQNNAHPHATENVAVVHNGIIENFRALRQELEAAGATFSSDTDTEVIAHLINGYLADGKTPKDAVEATLARLEGAFALAIVFKGENKLMIGARQGSPLAVGYGDGEMYLGSDAFALAPMTNRVAYLEDGDWVVITDTSAVVYTADGREVSRPVQVVPVSAALVDKGNHRHFMAKEIHEQPEVAGHVLGHYVDPFTQTTRLPDLPFDLAGIPKITIVACGTAYYAAVVAKYWFEQLARVPVEVDVASEFRYREGAMTPGGLALFISQSGETADTLAALRYCRANGQHIASIVNVTESTIARESDHIFPTLAGPEIGVASTKAFVCQLMVLAVLAIATAHKRDTIDDAEHARLTSELTAIPRHLSDVLRLEPQIEKLSYELSNARDVLYLGRGVSFPLALEGALKLKEISYIHAEGYPAGELKHGPIALIDDTLPVIVIAPWDKLFEKTVSNMQEVMARGGRIILLSDKRGIDIAGDEASALLQMPDVDPFTAPILYAVPLQLIAYHTAVHKGTDVDQPRNLAKSVTVE from the coding sequence ATGTGCGGCATTGTTGGTGTCATCGGCAAAAGCGATGTGGCTCCCGTCATTCTGGAGAGCCTGCGACGGCTGGAATATCGCGGCTATGACAGCGCGGGCATTGCCACCCTGGTGGATGGCGCCATTGATCGCCGCCGGGCGACCGGCAAGCTCAATGCGCTGTCAGGCGAACTGGATGCGTCGCCCCTGAATGGCACCATCGGTATTGGCCATACCCGTTGGGCCACGCACGGTGCGCCCACACAAAACAATGCACACCCCCACGCGACAGAAAATGTGGCGGTTGTTCACAACGGCATCATCGAGAATTTTCGCGCGCTGCGGCAGGAGCTTGAGGCTGCGGGTGCAACCTTCTCATCAGACACCGACACTGAAGTCATTGCCCATCTCATCAACGGGTATCTTGCAGACGGCAAGACACCCAAGGACGCGGTGGAAGCAACACTTGCGCGCCTGGAAGGTGCCTTTGCGCTGGCGATTGTCTTCAAAGGCGAGAACAAGCTGATGATCGGGGCGCGGCAGGGCAGTCCGCTGGCGGTCGGCTATGGCGACGGGGAAATGTATCTGGGGTCCGACGCCTTTGCCCTGGCCCCGATGACGAACCGGGTGGCGTATCTAGAGGATGGCGACTGGGTCGTCATTACCGATACCAGCGCTGTTGTGTACACCGCCGATGGCCGGGAAGTGTCACGTCCCGTGCAGGTTGTTCCGGTGTCTGCGGCGCTCGTGGACAAGGGCAATCATCGCCATTTCATGGCAAAAGAAATTCACGAGCAGCCGGAAGTGGCCGGGCATGTGCTGGGTCACTACGTAGATCCTTTCACGCAGACAACGCGGCTGCCTGATCTGCCGTTTGATCTTGCGGGCATTCCCAAGATCACCATCGTGGCCTGCGGCACGGCCTACTACGCAGCTGTGGTCGCCAAATACTGGTTTGAGCAATTGGCGCGTGTTCCGGTGGAAGTGGATGTGGCATCAGAGTTCCGTTACCGCGAAGGGGCGATGACGCCGGGCGGACTGGCGCTCTTCATCAGCCAGTCAGGCGAGACCGCAGACACACTCGCAGCCCTGCGCTATTGCCGTGCCAACGGACAACACATTGCAAGTATCGTGAATGTCACCGAGAGCACGATTGCGCGGGAGTCGGATCATATTTTCCCGACGCTTGCCGGTCCTGAAATCGGTGTTGCCTCAACCAAGGCCTTTGTGTGTCAGCTGATGGTTCTGGCGGTGCTTGCGATTGCCACTGCCCACAAGCGCGACACGATTGATGATGCGGAACATGCGCGCCTCACAAGCGAACTGACGGCCATCCCCCGGCACCTGTCAGACGTCCTGCGGCTTGAGCCTCAGATCGAGAAGCTTTCTTACGAGCTCTCCAACGCGCGTGACGTGCTCTATCTGGGGCGCGGTGTCAGTTTCCCGCTGGCGCTGGAAGGGGCGCTGAAGCTCAAGGAAATTTCCTACATCCATGCGGAAGGTTACCCGGCGGGCGAACTCAAGCATGGGCCGATTGCGCTTATTGACGACACGTTGCCGGTGATTGTCATCGCGCCTTGGGACAAGCTGTTTGAGAAAACAGTGTCTAACATGCAGGAGGTCATGGCGCGTGGCGGTCGGATCATTCTGCTGTCCGACAAGCGCGGCATCGACATTGCCGGAGATGAGGCGAGTGCGCTGTTGCAGATGCCGGACGTCGATCCATTTACGGCACCTATTCTCTATGCCGTTCCGTTGCAGCTCATCGCCTACCATACGGCGGTCCACAAGGGCACGGATGTGGATCAACCGCGCAACCTCGCCAAGTCTGTGACGGTCGAGTAA
- the glmU gene encoding bifunctional UDP-N-acetylglucosamine diphosphorylase/glucosamine-1-phosphate N-acetyltransferase GlmU: protein MTSPSSDTRPLAVVILAAGKGTRMRSDIPKVLHKIAGKSIVGHAASAPAQLSPDRLVIVVGPGMESIADDVPGAVAVVQHERLGTAHAVLTAREALADFDGDLMILNGDVPLIQPKTLVDLRQSIKTGAAVAVLGYHCSTEHAYGRLIIDVNGALDRIVENKDATDAEKQTNLCNSNAIVLAADHAWDILTAIDNDNAQGEYYLPDVVKVARAKGLSCTYALAPEDEVHGINSRVELARAEGFLQTRLRRRAMEEGATLIAPDTVFFSHDTKLGRDVIIEPHVVFGPGVVVADNVTVKAFSHLEGATVADSATVGPYVRLRPGADVGVGAKIGNFVEVKKASIEEGAKVSHLSYIGDARIGAHANVGAGTITCNYDGYDKHFTDVGAGAFIGSNTSLVAPVKVADGGFTGSGSVITKDVSADALAVERAQQKEVAGWAAKFRARKEAAKKKGS from the coding sequence ATGACTTCACCTTCTTCCGACACGCGCCCCCTGGCCGTGGTCATCCTTGCCGCCGGCAAGGGGACACGCATGCGGTCGGACATTCCCAAGGTGCTGCACAAGATTGCCGGCAAGAGCATTGTTGGTCATGCGGCGTCTGCACCGGCGCAACTATCACCGGACAGGCTGGTGATAGTTGTCGGGCCGGGCATGGAAAGCATCGCAGATGACGTGCCGGGCGCCGTTGCTGTCGTTCAGCATGAACGCCTGGGGACGGCTCACGCGGTGCTCACCGCGCGCGAGGCACTTGCCGATTTTGATGGCGACCTGATGATCCTGAATGGTGATGTGCCGCTCATTCAACCCAAAACGCTGGTGGACCTTCGTCAGTCCATCAAGACGGGCGCTGCTGTGGCCGTGCTGGGGTATCACTGCAGCACCGAGCATGCCTATGGACGTTTGATCATCGACGTGAACGGCGCGCTGGACCGCATCGTTGAAAACAAGGATGCGACCGACGCCGAAAAGCAGACCAACCTGTGCAACTCGAACGCGATTGTTCTGGCTGCGGATCACGCCTGGGACATTCTGACGGCCATCGACAATGACAATGCCCAAGGCGAGTACTACCTGCCGGATGTGGTCAAGGTTGCGCGGGCCAAGGGGCTCAGCTGCACATACGCATTGGCGCCGGAAGATGAAGTTCACGGGATCAATTCCCGCGTAGAACTTGCTCGCGCTGAAGGCTTTCTTCAGACGCGCCTGCGCCGACGCGCCATGGAAGAAGGGGCAACTCTGATTGCACCCGACACGGTATTTTTCAGCCACGACACAAAACTGGGTCGTGACGTCATCATAGAGCCGCATGTGGTTTTCGGACCCGGCGTCGTGGTGGCCGACAATGTGACTGTCAAAGCGTTCTCGCACCTTGAAGGCGCGACGGTTGCAGACAGTGCCACAGTGGGACCCTATGTGCGGCTTCGACCGGGAGCGGATGTGGGCGTCGGGGCGAAGATCGGCAATTTTGTGGAAGTGAAGAAGGCCTCGATCGAGGAAGGCGCCAAAGTCAGTCACCTCTCCTATATCGGCGACGCGCGTATCGGCGCGCACGCCAATGTGGGGGCTGGCACCATTACCTGTAACTATGACGGCTATGACAAGCACTTCACCGATGTCGGGGCAGGGGCGTTTATCGGCTCCAACACGTCTCTGGTGGCGCCGGTCAAAGTTGCCGATGGCGGTTTCACCGGGTCCGGCAGCGTTATCACCAAGGATGTAAGCGCAGACGCGCTGGCAGTGGAACGTGCGCAGCAGAAGGAGGTCGCCGGATGGGCTGCCAAATTCCGCGCGCGCAAGGAAGCTGCCAAGAAGAAAGGGTCTTAG